Proteins from a genomic interval of Scomber japonicus isolate fScoJap1 chromosome 10, fScoJap1.pri, whole genome shotgun sequence:
- the LOC128366883 gene encoding transcription factor Adf-1-like, whose translation MEDKLIVAVTAHPVLYDTSCRYKKEQAWNKVSEVAGLPVDVCRRRWKRDTYMRERRKGTESRSGAAAGTAKKWKYFAVLSFLDPFVAPRETSGNMGVGVEEDGAVEYSVGSMEDEGETAGPSGITIGAQADSDIEPESAGAPPDDGPAVSPAAVSAASPAASVPRATKRSRKRAREEENSADSNNRRAELEALVLDTLNGLKQRAQPAPQPPPSEDELFLKSLVPSLEKLSPQMKAYVQFQIHKLIYEASTVGLNLEPAE comes from the exons ATGGAAGACAAACTCATTGTTGCCGTGACAGCTCACCCCGTGCTTTACGACACGTCCTGTCGGTACAAAAAGGAGCAGGCGTGGAATAAAGTAAGCGAGGTGGCTGGATTACCTG TTGATGTGTGTCGCAGGAGATGGAAGAGGGACACATatatgagggagaggaggaaggggacagAGTCAAGGAGTGGGGCAGCAGCAGGGACAGCGAAGAAGTGGAAATACTTTGCGGTCCTGTCTTTCCTCGACCCCTTTGTTGCCCCCCGTGAAACAAGCGGGaacatgggggtgggggtcgaGGAAGATGGGGCCGTGGAGTACAGTGTAGGGTCCATGGAAGACGAGGGAGAGACAGCAGGCCCATCAGGGATTACCATCGGAG CCCAAGCAGATTCTGACATTGAGCCAGAGTCTGCTGGTGCTCCCCCTGATGATGGTCCAGCTGTCTCTCCCgctgctgtctctgctgcttcccCTGCTGCTTCAGTGCCAAGAG CGACGAAGAGGTCCAGGAAGAGagccagggaggaggaaaaCTCCGCCGACTCCAACAACAGACGGGCGGAGTTGGAGGCTCTCGTCCTGGACACCCTAAACGGCCTGAAGCAGCGAGCTCAACCTGCTCCCCAACCTCCCCCCTCAGAGGATGAACTATTCCTCAAAAGCCTGGTTCCTTCCCTGGAGAAGTTGTCGCCCCAAATGAAGGCATACGTTCAATTTCAAATTCATAAACTTATTTATGAAGCTAGCACTGTTGGGCTCAATTTGGAACCTGCCGAGTAG